In the genome of Colletes latitarsis isolate SP2378_abdomen chromosome 9, iyColLati1, whole genome shotgun sequence, one region contains:
- the Naxe gene encoding NAD(P)HX epimerase isoform X1, whose amino-acid sequence MVLYIRGFIKSTLFNNKRVFFFGRKSYTTMVKYLNQQESINIDKDLFEKYKFSVDQLMELAGQSCAVAIASTYTSLKSSTQKILVCCGPGNNGGDGLVCARHLKQFGYSPEIYYPKRTSNILYENLLHQCVENDIPLLGNELESLCDFHLIVDALFGFSFKPPVRETFVPIISLLENTSIPICSIDIPSGWDVENGPSSKGDIKPEMLVSLTAPKMCAQKFKGKYHYLGGRFVPKKLEREYNLNLPEYSGTDLIVPLC is encoded by the coding sequence atggTATTATATATAAGGGGTTTTATAAAATCtactttatttaacaataaacgTGTTTTCTTTTTTGGAAGAAAATCATATACCACCATGGTAAAATATTTGAACCAACAGGAAAGCATTAACATAGACAAAGATTTGTTTGAAAAATACAAATTCAGTGTGGACCAATTAAtggaacttgctggccagagttGTGCTGTTGCCATTGCTTCTACTTatacttcattaaaaagttcaaCACAAAAGATTCTGGTCTGTTGTGGTCCAGGAAATAATGGAGGAGATGGCCTGGTCTGTGCTAGACACTTAAAACAATTTGgatattcccctgaaatttattATCCTAAAAGAACaagtaatattttatatgaaaatTTATTACATCAATGTGTTGAAAATGATATTCCCCTGTTGGGAAATGAGTTAGAAAGCTTGTGTGATTTTCATCTAATAGTAGATGCTTTATTTGGATTTAGTTTTAAACCACCTGTAAGAGAAACATTTGTTCCTATTATATCTTTATTAGAAAACACAAGCATACCTATTTGTAGTATAGATATACCATCAGGTTGGGATGTTGAAAATGGACCATCCTCAAAAGGTGACATAAAACCAGAGATGTTGGTATCATTGACAGCACCAAAAATGTGTGCTCAGAAATTCAAGGGAAAATATCATTATTTAGGTGGCCGATTTGTACCTAAAAAATTGGAGAGAGAATATAATTTGAATCTACCTGAATATTCAGGAACTGATTTAATTGTACCTTTGTGTTAA
- the Naxe gene encoding NAD(P)HX epimerase isoform X2: MVKYLNQQESINIDKDLFEKYKFSVDQLMELAGQSCAVAIASTYTSLKSSTQKILVCCGPGNNGGDGLVCARHLKQFGYSPEIYYPKRTSNILYENLLHQCVENDIPLLGNELESLCDFHLIVDALFGFSFKPPVRETFVPIISLLENTSIPICSIDIPSGWDVENGPSSKGDIKPEMLVSLTAPKMCAQKFKGKYHYLGGRFVPKKLEREYNLNLPEYSGTDLIVPLC; this comes from the coding sequence ATGGTAAAATATTTGAACCAACAGGAAAGCATTAACATAGACAAAGATTTGTTTGAAAAATACAAATTCAGTGTGGACCAATTAAtggaacttgctggccagagttGTGCTGTTGCCATTGCTTCTACTTatacttcattaaaaagttcaaCACAAAAGATTCTGGTCTGTTGTGGTCCAGGAAATAATGGAGGAGATGGCCTGGTCTGTGCTAGACACTTAAAACAATTTGgatattcccctgaaatttattATCCTAAAAGAACaagtaatattttatatgaaaatTTATTACATCAATGTGTTGAAAATGATATTCCCCTGTTGGGAAATGAGTTAGAAAGCTTGTGTGATTTTCATCTAATAGTAGATGCTTTATTTGGATTTAGTTTTAAACCACCTGTAAGAGAAACATTTGTTCCTATTATATCTTTATTAGAAAACACAAGCATACCTATTTGTAGTATAGATATACCATCAGGTTGGGATGTTGAAAATGGACCATCCTCAAAAGGTGACATAAAACCAGAGATGTTGGTATCATTGACAGCACCAAAAATGTGTGCTCAGAAATTCAAGGGAAAATATCATTATTTAGGTGGCCGATTTGTACCTAAAAAATTGGAGAGAGAATATAATTTGAATCTACCTGAATATTCAGGAACTGATTTAATTGTACCTTTGTGTTAA
- the Robl gene encoding dynein light chain roadblock has protein sequence MAQEVEETMKRIQSHKGVVGTIVVNAEGIPIKSTLDNTTTVQYAGLISQLSDKARSVVRDLDPTNDLTFLRIRSKKHEIMVAPDKEFILIVIQNPVD, from the exons ATG GCACAAGAAGTGGAAGAAACTATGAAACGTATTCAATCTCATAAAGGAGTAGTTGGAACAATTGTTGTCAATGCAGAAG GTATTCCAATCAAATCTACATTGGATAACACTACAACTGTTCAGTATGCAGGTTTGATTAGTCAACTGTCTGATAAAGCACGATCTGTTGTTCGAGATCTGGATCCAACAAATGATCTTACTTTCTTACGTATTCGTAGTAAGAAACATGAAATAATGGTTGCACCAGATAAAGAATTCATACTTATAGTAATACAGAATCCAGTTGATTGA
- the LOC143345326 gene encoding XK-related protein 6, with the protein MEIRNNKHLHTRQIIGIFPVLEFDDNDVDAPLKNPSISYLDIFFLGSSILMHVIDMAIDMNLAIRYLLAGKTTYFAWTITFIFLPSLINVIISRKMILQDEEASTTSNRSQYKCIHVMLTKKLFCIVVVAFQLTPVLRYYQTLKYALKAYKFQKLDDRNAQRRYYLKMCKEDQDVALLRVFECFLEAAPQQILQLTILLKNYHNNLNFEFIHQVASILSSLGSMGWVMASYHRSIRLAQQDKLNIGITGTILQFLWHFCTTVSRILSLSVIASVWPIYTAIGCFCHWISMTTWIIIDSHGILEFCKDYNHAPHCPPKVKERVYSILFSLVIGVVHVFIYLNAVDGSTFLKHVTFYIICFIENIIASVFWIYTSSSEVKNAWYFNVLIILCIIPFLLGVTAMIVYYSVFHPSLKHKNSENT; encoded by the exons ATGGAAATTCGAAATAATAAGCATCTGCATACACGACAAATAATTGGTATTTTTCCTGTATTGGAATTTGATGATAACGATGTAGATGCTCCTTTGAAAAATCCAAGTATATCTTACTTGgatattttttttctcggaTCCTCGATCCTTATGCATGTCATAGATATGGCAATTGATATGAACCTTGCCATAAGATATTTATTAGCTGGAAAAACAACATATTTTGCATGGACAATTACTTTCATTTTTCTACCTTCACTTATAAATGTCATAATTAGTAGAAAAATGATACTCCAAGACGAGGAG gcAAGTACAACATCAAATCGATCTCAATACAAATGTATACATGTAATGTTAACAAAGAAGCTATTCTGTATTGTAGTTGTTGCATTTCAATTAACTCCAGTACTTCGTTATTATCAAACTTTGAAGTATGCTTTAAAAGCATATAAATTTCAAAAACTGGATGATCGTAATGCTCAGAGGCGATATTATCTCAAGATGTGTAAAGAAGATCAAGATGTTGCTCTATTAAGAGTATTTGAATGCTTTCTTGAAGCAGCTCCTCAACAAATTTTGCAATTAACTATATTACTGAAAAACTATCATAACAATCTTAATTTCGAAT TTATTCATCAAGTAGCTAGTATCCTTAGCTCACTTGGAAGTATGGGGTGGGTTATGGCTAGTTACCACCGTAGTATTAGATTAGCTCAACAAGATAAGCTAAATATTGGAATTACAGGAACAATTCTTCAATTTTTGTGGCACTTCTGTACAAcag TCTCAAGAATATTGTCTTTAAGTGTTATTGCAAGTGTATGGCCAATATATACAGCAATTGGTTGTTTTTGTCATTGGATCAGTATGACTACTTGGATTATTATAGATTCTCATGGAATACTAGAATTTTGTAAGGATTATAATCATGCTCCACATTGTCCTCCGAAAGTTAAAGAACGCGTTTATTCCATATTATTTTCCCTAGTAATTGGCGTAGTTCATGTGTTTATATATTTGAATGCAGTAGATGGTAGCACGTTCCTTAAACATGTGACTTTTTATATAATCtgttttattgaaaatataatagcaAGTGTATTTTGGATATACACTTCATCAAGTGAAGTTAAAAATGCTTGGTACTTCAATGTACTTATTATTCTTTGTATTATACCATTTTTATTAGGTGTAACAGCTATGATTGTTTATTATAGCGTTTTTCATCCTTCcttaaaacataaaaattctgaaaatacataa
- the LOC143345329 gene encoding transmembrane protein 138 has product MNTLNTKKYLVTIIVQYLILLFDVFVNSFAGFSRQNPINLLIVYVIQDLCIVMTLTVLLVNFFSTYIFQVGLIQLLYTKFRITLILCIVYIILSISLHTWDIKMNWSSSFKYHWTKDFHVLYSLHRGVAVLYYYFYKRASLRIADPRFYENSMWMQNQFSLP; this is encoded by the exons ATGAACACATTAAATACAAAGAAATATTTAGTTACTATAATTGTGCAATACTTGATATTACTTTTCGACGTTTTCGTAAATTCGTTTGCTGGTTTTTCTCGACAGAATCCAATTAATTTATTGATTGTCTATGT GATTCAAGACTTGTGTATTGTTATGACTCTTACTGTTCTTCTAGTTAATTTTTTTTCCACCTACATCTTCCAG GTTGGACTGATACAATTATTATATACAAAATTTCGTATAACATTAATATTGTGTATTGTATATATAATACTAAGTATTAGTCTTCACACTTGGGACATTAAGATGAATTGGTCATCATCCTTCAAATATCACTGGACTAAAGATTTTCATGTTCTTTATTCATTGCACAGAGGAG ttGCAGTTTTATATTACTATTTCTATAAGAGAGCATCTCTCAGAATTGCAGATCCAAGATTTTATGAAAATTCTATGTGGATGCAAAATCAGTTCAGTCTtccataa